A section of the Melopsittacus undulatus isolate bMelUnd1 chromosome 3, bMelUnd1.mat.Z, whole genome shotgun sequence genome encodes:
- the GINS1 gene encoding DNA replication complex GINS protein PSF1 yields the protein MAGERAVGLVRELHRTTGGSLPPFRTEELRQALEEMRALYEQNQADVSEAKSGRTDLIFLIRFRHCCLLRNQRCILAYLYDRLLRIRALRWECGSVLPNAIQFHMSAEEVEWFNRYKKSLATYMRSVGGEEGLDLTQDIKPPKSLYIEVRCLRDYGEFEVDDGTTILLKKNSQHFLPRWKCEQLIRQGILEHVLS from the exons ATGGCGGGGGAGCGGGCGGTGGGGCTGGTGCGGGAGCTGCACCGCACCACGGGCGGGAGCCTGCCGCCTTTCCGG ACGGAGGAGCTGCGGCAGGCACTGGAGGAGATGCGGGCGCTGTACGAGCAGAACCAAGCGGATGT GTCCGAAGCGAAGTCGGGACGCACGGACCTAATTTTCCTCATCCGGTTTcggcactgctgcctgctccggAACCAGCGCTGCATCCTGGCCTACCT gTATGACCGGTTGCTGCGGATCCGAGCACTGAGGTGGGAGTGTGGTAGTGTCCTGCCAAATGCCATCCAGTTTCACATGTCAGCAGAGGAA GTGGAATGGTTCAATCGGTACAAAAAGTCTCTGGCTACCTACATGAGGTCAGTAGGCGGAGAGGAAGGCCTGGACCTTACACAGGACATAAAACCTCCTAAAAGCCTGTACATTGAA gTGCGGTGTTTAAGAGACTATGGAGAGTTTGAGGTTGATGACGGTACCACCATCCTGTTGAAGAAGAATAGCCAG CACTTCTTACCTCGCTGGAAATGTGAGCAGTTAATCAGACAAGGAATCCTCGAGCATGTTCTTTCATAA